From a region of the Synechococcus sp. PCC 7502 genome:
- the cysS gene encoding cysteine--tRNA ligase, producing the protein MLRIYNSLTRSKQEFTPLEPDAVKMYVCGVTVYDYCHLGHARAYVVWDMVRRYLQYAGYNVRYVQNITDIDDKILNRAKTEGVTMAEISDRFIKAYQEDMARLNILPADKYPRATTSIPVIINLIQALIDQGYAYAAGGDVYYAVQKFPSYGKLSGRKFEDMQAGASGRVDPKIDQTEPLKHYPFDFALWKSAKPNETFWESPWGHGRPGWHIECSAMVKSEFGDRLDIHAGGADLQFPHHENEIAQSEAVTKTPLANYWMHNGFVNIDGEKMSKSLGNFKTIRGLLETYNPMAVRLFILQSHYRTPIDFTEEAINAATKGWISIQEALRFEPDFGTQLNWQKFASTREFSGAIDVFPFDVNWGINLTFNRDELLDEVITRFNEAMDDDFNTAIAISIIYELAKTLTTERNNLIHAGKIQGSSLTLWKTGQTLKYLTAILGFVIDFNLDAPEDPSAISDQAIKAMIEQRKLAKKHKNWAEGDRIRDELKALGITLIDQVGGEVRWHRN; encoded by the coding sequence ATGCTTCGTATCTACAACTCCCTCACGCGATCTAAACAAGAATTCACGCCCCTAGAACCTGATGCAGTAAAGATGTATGTGTGTGGAGTAACTGTTTATGATTATTGTCATTTAGGTCATGCCCGTGCGTATGTGGTCTGGGATATGGTGCGGCGGTATTTACAGTATGCAGGTTACAACGTTAGGTATGTACAGAATATTACGGATATAGACGACAAAATCCTCAACAGGGCGAAAACAGAAGGTGTGACGATGGCTGAAATTAGCGATCGCTTTATCAAGGCGTACCAAGAAGATATGGCAAGGTTAAATATTCTCCCTGCGGACAAATACCCTAGAGCTACAACTTCAATTCCTGTAATTATTAATTTAATTCAAGCTCTAATCGATCAAGGCTATGCCTATGCTGCGGGGGGTGATGTCTATTATGCCGTGCAGAAATTTCCTAGCTATGGCAAACTCTCTGGTCGTAAGTTCGAGGATATGCAGGCAGGGGCAAGCGGTCGAGTTGATCCAAAAATTGACCAAACTGAGCCTCTAAAGCATTATCCCTTTGATTTTGCCCTATGGAAATCAGCTAAACCTAATGAAACTTTTTGGGAATCACCGTGGGGTCATGGTCGCCCCGGTTGGCACATTGAATGTTCGGCTATGGTTAAGTCTGAATTTGGCGATCGCCTAGATATTCATGCAGGAGGTGCAGATTTACAGTTTCCCCACCATGAAAACGAAATTGCCCAGTCTGAAGCAGTAACAAAAACTCCCTTGGCAAATTACTGGATGCACAATGGCTTTGTGAATATTGACGGGGAGAAGATGTCTAAATCCCTTGGTAATTTTAAAACAATCCGAGGGTTACTGGAAACCTATAATCCGATGGCAGTGAGGCTATTTATTCTGCAATCCCACTATCGTACGCCCATAGATTTTACGGAAGAGGCAATTAATGCTGCAACTAAAGGATGGATTAGTATTCAAGAGGCTTTGAGATTTGAGCCAGATTTTGGGACTCAATTAAATTGGCAAAAGTTCGCTTCTACCCGTGAGTTTTCAGGTGCCATAGACGTATTTCCGTTTGACGTGAATTGGGGTATTAATTTAACTTTTAATCGCGATGAATTACTAGATGAAGTGATTACTAGATTTAATGAGGCAATGGATGATGACTTTAATACGGCGATCGCCATTTCCATAATTTATGAATTAGCAAAAACTCTAACCACGGAACGTAATAATTTAATCCATGCGGGCAAGATCCAAGGCTCATCTTTAACCCTATGGAAAACTGGGCAGACTCTTAAATACTTAACTGCCATATTAGGATTTGTAATTGACTTTAATCTTGATGCCCCAGAAGACCCCTCTGCTATTTCTGATCAAGCGATCAAGGCTATGATTGAACAAAGAAAACTAGCAAAGAAACATAAAAATTGGGCAGAAGGCGATCGCATTCGAGATGAATTGAAAGCTTTAGGTATAACCCTAATCGATCAAGTGGGTGGCGAAGTTAGGTGGCATCGTAATTAG
- a CDS encoding DMT family transporter, producing the protein MIQISRQSIFVILPFLLWGTAMVVMKAIMPQTEPLFLAAFRLIPSGVLLVGLASFLGRSQPNGWKAWLWIILFGLVDGALFQGFLAFGLVRTNAGLGSLLIDSQPLAVAVMAALFYQEYIGKLAIFGLGIGFIGIGLIGLPHELWQFVFSGDLSKIWEAGIFNLGEWLMLGASLSMAIGTILIRPVVKNADPVAATGWHMIIGGLPLLFLSRQLETSAWQELDAWGWLGMGYISLMGGAIAYGLFFYLASSGNLTKLSALTFSTPVFAIIFGRIFLSETLTQVQWLGVVLTLTSIYLVSIRNSNAVEKADDSTQLSSQSVPSETISQ; encoded by the coding sequence ATGATCCAGATTTCCCGTCAGTCAATATTTGTGATCCTGCCATTTTTGCTATGGGGAACCGCTATGGTAGTGATGAAAGCAATCATGCCGCAAACCGAGCCTTTATTTCTAGCCGCATTTAGATTAATTCCATCGGGCGTACTATTAGTGGGCTTAGCTAGTTTTTTAGGGCGATCGCAACCAAATGGGTGGAAAGCTTGGTTGTGGATTATCTTATTTGGATTAGTTGACGGTGCCTTATTTCAGGGATTTTTAGCCTTTGGGCTAGTGCGTACCAATGCAGGATTAGGTTCCTTGTTAATTGATTCTCAACCCCTAGCAGTGGCAGTTATGGCAGCTTTGTTTTATCAGGAATATATTGGTAAACTGGCAATTTTTGGTTTAGGCATTGGCTTTATTGGCATTGGTTTAATTGGGCTACCCCATGAACTGTGGCAGTTTGTGTTCAGTGGCGATCTTTCTAAAATCTGGGAGGCAGGAATTTTTAATCTGGGTGAGTGGCTGATGTTAGGTGCATCCCTATCTATGGCTATAGGTACAATTCTCATCCGTCCAGTTGTTAAAAATGCTGATCCAGTGGCAGCAACTGGTTGGCACATGATCATTGGAGGCTTACCCCTACTTTTTTTATCACGGCAGCTTGAAACATCTGCATGGCAAGAATTAGATGCGTGGGGGTGGTTGGGCATGGGCTACATTAGTTTAATGGGGGGAGCGATCGCCTATGGTTTATTTTTCTATTTAGCATCATCGGGTAATCTCACTAAACTAAGTGCTTTAACTTTTTCCACTCCAGTATTTGCGATCATCTTTGGTCGAATTTTTCTCAGTGAAACTCTTACTCAAGTGCAATGGCTAGGAGTTGTCTTAACCCTAACTAGCATTTATCTGGTCAGTATTAGGAATAGTAATGCCGTGGAAAAAGCCGATGATTCAACTCAACTTAGCTCTCAATCTGTGCCTTCTGAAACTATTTCTCAGTGA
- a CDS encoding succinate dehydrogenase/fumarate reductase iron-sulfur subunit translates to MEISVKVRRQASRGSSPNYHTYKVAINPDTSTVLDVLQKIQWEQDGSLVFRRNCRNVICGSCGMRINGKAGLACQKLLSEVLDLVSDAKAELTIEPMGNLPVIKDLVVDMTKFWQNLAKVDPYVFTASRQISKSEEFLQTPAQRHKLQAAANCILCGSCYSECNAATVNENFVGPHALAKAYRVLADNRDDRTDDRINKYNDTDFVWGCTRCYNCNEVCPVEVEPLDRISQIKHEILEDSNLPESTAQRHRHVMVELVKADGWIDESKFGVKVVGNNFKDIKGLLSIVPLGLRMIASGKMPYPWFFQASEGIKEITALITALQNRDKDQDQTEVIEETISRGG, encoded by the coding sequence ATGGAAATTTCCGTAAAAGTACGGCGGCAAGCATCAAGAGGTAGTTCACCCAACTATCACACCTATAAAGTCGCAATTAATCCTGATACCAGTACTGTCTTGGATGTATTGCAAAAAATTCAATGGGAGCAGGATGGTTCTCTAGTATTTCGGCGGAATTGTCGCAATGTGATCTGTGGTTCCTGTGGCATGAGAATTAATGGCAAAGCAGGACTTGCCTGTCAAAAGCTCCTAAGTGAAGTTTTAGATTTAGTTTCAGATGCAAAAGCAGAACTAACTATTGAACCGATGGGTAATCTACCTGTAATTAAAGATTTAGTGGTCGATATGACTAAGTTTTGGCAAAATTTGGCAAAGGTTGATCCCTATGTTTTTACTGCTTCTAGGCAAATTAGTAAATCTGAAGAATTTTTACAAACTCCTGCCCAACGCCATAAGCTCCAAGCTGCTGCCAACTGTATTCTCTGTGGTTCTTGCTATTCCGAATGTAATGCTGCCACCGTGAATGAAAACTTTGTGGGTCCCCATGCTTTAGCCAAGGCATATAGAGTTTTGGCAGATAACCGAGACGATCGCACCGATGATCGAATTAATAAATATAATGATACGGATTTTGTCTGGGGCTGTACCCGTTGCTATAACTGTAATGAAGTTTGTCCCGTGGAAGTGGAACCCTTAGATCGCATTTCCCAAATTAAACATGAGATTTTAGAAGATTCCAATTTACCTGAATCCACTGCCCAAAGACATCGCCATGTGATGGTGGAATTAGTAAAGGCTGATGGCTGGATTGATGAAAGTAAGTTTGGCGTTAAGGTAGTTGGGAATAATTTCAAGGATATAAAAGGATTACTGAGTATTGTTCCCTTAGGATTACGCATGATTGCCTCTGGGAAAATGCCCTACCCTTGGTTCTTTCAGGCTTCGGAAGGAATAAAAGAGATTACAGCTTTGATTACAGCCCTTCAAAATCGAGATAAGGATCAAGATCAAACGGAAGTAATTGAGGAGACCATAAGCCGAGGTGGTTAG
- a CDS encoding TetR family transcriptional regulator — MALERIPTRQKIVNTALELFARQGITETTTRQIADRAEVNEVTLFRHFGNKHGLLLAVLQEFLQEYLLVTQLGESLIPSEFKSTVDLSQFLYHYMQSSLHALESVPELMRSLVGEAGQYPQESRHALAQGITEINRAIANALQEAKPHLNSTSETLSLAKIMNACILGYTIMVLTSDVELIWSSKDEFIDSLVKLLIPKSSSRLENNPEIQDIPEVEVRNILLQAKRQGLRDYAIAYVLFGAGLSADELVNLNQTDYSIDYSINKAGILKIQERLVPLNQKIFGHRYGTANNNPLTNYLKSRKDKHPRMFLSNTAQPLSTSELEQLWRSWHNLSFEIAQTQHTWRIEMLRRGIDHENFQIISGLPQSEILAYDLKVKEYLALQQAIALDKST; from the coding sequence ATGGCTCTTGAGCGTATTCCCACTCGCCAAAAAATTGTTAATACTGCCTTAGAGTTATTTGCCCGCCAAGGGATTACGGAAACTACTACCCGTCAAATTGCCGATCGCGCTGAAGTCAATGAAGTCACTTTATTTCGCCACTTTGGTAATAAACATGGATTACTACTAGCAGTACTTCAGGAGTTTCTACAGGAATATTTACTGGTTACCCAATTGGGAGAATCTTTAATTCCATCAGAATTTAAGAGTACGGTCGATTTGTCACAATTTTTGTACCACTATATGCAGAGTTCGTTGCACGCTTTAGAAAGTGTCCCTGAATTAATGCGATCGCTAGTGGGAGAAGCAGGACAATATCCCCAAGAAAGCCGTCATGCCCTAGCTCAGGGAATTACTGAAATTAATCGAGCGATCGCCAATGCTCTTCAAGAAGCTAAACCTCATCTAAATTCGACTTCAGAAACACTGAGTTTAGCCAAGATAATGAATGCTTGTATTTTGGGTTATACAATTATGGTTTTAACCAGTGATGTGGAATTAATCTGGAGCAGCAAAGACGAGTTTATAGATAGTCTAGTTAAACTGCTGATACCAAAATCCTCTTCTCGCCTAGAAAATAATCCAGAAATTCAAGATATTCCAGAGGTTGAAGTTAGAAATATTCTGCTACAGGCAAAACGCCAAGGACTGAGAGACTATGCGATCGCCTATGTATTATTCGGAGCAGGGTTAAGTGCAGATGAGCTTGTTAATCTTAATCAAACTGATTATTCAATAGACTATTCCATTAATAAAGCGGGAATTCTCAAAATTCAAGAACGTTTAGTCCCTCTAAATCAAAAGATTTTTGGACATCGCTACGGCACCGCTAACAATAACCCGCTTACCAATTACTTAAAAAGTCGTAAAGATAAGCATCCTCGCATGTTTTTATCCAATACAGCCCAACCTTTAAGCACATCAGAACTAGAACAACTATGGCGGAGTTGGCATAATTTAAGTTTTGAGATCGCCCAAACTCAACACACATGGCGGATTGAAATGTTAAGGCGGGGTATAGACCATGAAAATTTTCAAATTATTAGTGGTTTGCCTCAGTCAGAAATCTTAGCCTATGACCTCAAGGTCAAGGAATATCTAGCTCTTCAGCAGGCGATCGCTTTGGATAAATCAACATAG
- a CDS encoding DUF1565 domain-containing protein — translation MYKRSLNLIAVLTLASPSLFFLTSAYAASDRFSNNSSSNSPTNLSAKVAAAQTILYVAPTGSDSANNGTQLAPFRSITAALAQAQPGVMVQIAAGSYTKDSGETFPLKIPSGVRLQGTDGVIIAGGGSFFSATFTGQNVAMVAESNTQISGITLTNSNPRGYGLWLESAKNVTITNNTFTGSTHDGIFLTGDANATITNNLFTKNRASGISAVGLSSGEISNNTFDDTGFGLSIGQKSSVNVINNRIVNNVDGIVLTNATIPTLRGNFIANNNRNGLVILKDRNGQPSPNLGTVDSPGGNIFEGNKLKDINNATGANMIAVGNKVDAKNVTGLVELIAVDSPAADGLTDIKGHWAEAYIVALAKQGVIGGFNDGTFKPDDPVTRAQFAAILSKAFASKATVKPSTTFKDVPENFWAFKAIEDVQTKGFMSGFKNEVFLPSENIPRVQVLVALVSGWGLKGGSPDKLDKIFDDVSQIPDYAINAIAAATVNKLVLNYPNNKMLEPKRNATRAEVAAFVYQTLVNRGQAVAIRSNYVVTQ, via the coding sequence ATGTATAAGCGATCGCTCAACCTCATAGCTGTATTAACCTTAGCTAGTCCATCTCTATTTTTCCTAACCTCAGCCTACGCTGCCTCTGATCGGTTCTCGAATAATTCATCCAGTAATTCACCAACTAATTTATCAGCCAAAGTCGCAGCCGCCCAAACTATTCTCTATGTTGCTCCTACGGGTAGTGACAGTGCTAATAATGGTACCCAGTTAGCTCCTTTTCGCTCGATTACTGCTGCTTTGGCACAAGCTCAACCAGGAGTTATGGTGCAGATTGCGGCGGGTAGCTACACCAAAGATTCAGGGGAAACCTTTCCACTTAAAATACCATCTGGAGTTAGACTGCAAGGAACTGACGGCGTGATTATTGCTGGGGGCGGCTCGTTTTTTAGTGCTACGTTTACAGGGCAGAACGTAGCAATGGTAGCTGAGAGTAACACCCAAATTTCTGGGATCACCCTTACTAACAGTAATCCTAGAGGCTATGGGCTATGGTTAGAATCCGCCAAAAATGTCACTATTACCAACAATACTTTTACAGGCAGTACCCACGATGGCATATTTTTAACTGGGGATGCCAATGCCACAATTACTAATAATTTATTCACTAAAAACAGAGCTAGCGGTATCTCTGCTGTTGGTTTAAGTTCGGGGGAAATCAGCAACAATACCTTTGATGACACTGGATTTGGGCTATCTATTGGGCAGAAATCCAGCGTGAATGTGATCAATAATCGCATTGTGAATAATGTAGATGGAATTGTCTTAACAAATGCCACCATTCCTACTCTTAGAGGTAATTTTATTGCTAATAACAATCGCAATGGTTTAGTAATTCTCAAAGATCGGAATGGACAGCCTTCTCCCAATTTAGGTACGGTGGATAGTCCGGGGGGCAATATTTTCGAGGGTAATAAGCTTAAAGATATTAACAATGCTACTGGGGCAAATATGATTGCTGTGGGGAATAAAGTTGATGCCAAAAATGTGACGGGCTTAGTAGAATTAATTGCTGTAGACAGTCCTGCTGCGGACGGCTTAACCGATATTAAAGGACATTGGGCAGAAGCTTATATTGTCGCTTTAGCTAAGCAAGGGGTAATTGGTGGATTTAATGATGGCACCTTCAAACCCGATGATCCCGTAACTAGAGCGCAGTTTGCCGCAATTTTAAGTAAGGCATTTGCCTCTAAAGCTACCGTTAAACCTAGTACCACTTTTAAGGATGTACCTGAGAATTTCTGGGCATTTAAAGCGATCGAAGATGTGCAAACCAAAGGGTTTATGTCTGGATTTAAAAATGAGGTATTTTTACCCTCAGAAAATATCCCCCGCGTGCAAGTGCTGGTTGCTTTGGTCAGTGGCTGGGGACTAAAGGGTGGAAGTCCAGATAAGTTGGATAAAATTTTCGACGATGTATCCCAAATTCCCGACTATGCCATTAATGCGATTGCTGCTGCCACTGTTAATAAACTGGTATTAAATTATCCCAACAATAAAATGCTAGAGCCAAAACGGAATGCGACTAGGGCTGAGGTTGCTGCCTTTGTCTATCAAACATTGGTTAACCGTGGTCAAGCCGTAGCAATTCGCTCTAATTATGTAGTGACTCAGTAG
- a CDS encoding glutathione S-transferase: MDRLPILYSFIRCPYAIRARMALKYAGVAYALIEVSLKNKPAEMLAISPKGTTPVLQLPDGRVLEESLDIMHWALTQNDPEGWQRFPSDLLELGQNLIRINDHEFKQNLDRYKYYVRFTEPQIVYRQQAETFLQTLEQLLQNHNFLLGDRTSLADIAIFPFIRQLAHVDLAWFEHSAYQALVRWLNFYKSSQLFLRVIEKSH, translated from the coding sequence ATGGATAGATTGCCAATTCTTTATTCCTTTATCCGTTGTCCCTATGCAATTCGGGCACGCATGGCATTAAAGTATGCAGGGGTTGCCTATGCCTTAATAGAAGTCTCCTTAAAAAATAAACCCGCTGAGATGTTGGCAATTTCGCCAAAGGGGACAACTCCAGTTTTGCAATTGCCAGATGGTAGAGTTTTGGAAGAAAGTTTAGATATTATGCACTGGGCATTGACACAAAATGATCCCGAAGGTTGGCAGCGATTCCCCTCAGACTTATTAGAACTGGGACAGAATTTAATCAGGATAAATGATCACGAATTTAAGCAAAACCTCGATCGCTACAAATATTATGTAAGGTTTACGGAGCCACAGATTGTCTATAGGCAACAAGCAGAAACCTTTTTGCAAACCCTAGAGCAATTACTACAAAATCATAATTTTCTGTTGGGCGATCGCACCTCTCTGGCTGATATCGCCATATTTCCATTTATTCGGCAGTTAGCACATGTGGATTTAGCATGGTTTGAGCATTCTGCTTATCAGGCATTGGTGAGGTGGCTAAACTTTTATAAATCCAGTCAATTATTTTTGCGGGTCATAGAAAAATCCCATTGA
- a CDS encoding glutathione binding-like protein: MIELYYWTTPNGHKVTIFLEEAKLEYKIFPVDIRTGEQFKAEFLEISPNNRIPAIIDRSPNQGAEPISIFESGAILLYLAEKTRKFLPTTLGDRTKVLEWLFWQMGGLGPMAGQNHHFSQYAPEKIPYAITRYVNETNRLYGVLNRQLENREYIAGSYSIADMACYPWIVPYERQQQNLDDFPNLKRWFETMAGRSAVIKAYQVAEKYKTTTVTEDSKNILFGQTAESIKPRK, encoded by the coding sequence ATGATTGAACTGTACTACTGGACTACACCAAACGGGCATAAGGTTACGATTTTCTTAGAAGAAGCTAAATTAGAATATAAAATTTTTCCCGTAGATATTAGAACAGGAGAACAATTTAAGGCGGAGTTTCTGGAAATTTCTCCTAATAATCGGATTCCTGCCATTATTGACCGATCACCTAACCAGGGGGCGGAGCCAATATCCATATTTGAATCTGGGGCAATATTACTATACTTAGCCGAAAAGACAAGAAAATTTTTACCAACGACTCTGGGCGATCGCACTAAGGTTTTAGAGTGGCTATTTTGGCAAATGGGCGGATTGGGACCAATGGCGGGACAAAATCATCATTTTAGTCAGTACGCCCCAGAAAAAATTCCCTATGCAATTACCCGTTATGTCAACGAAACTAATCGTTTATATGGGGTTTTAAATCGGCAGTTAGAAAATCGGGAATATATAGCAGGTTCCTACTCTATTGCTGATATGGCTTGCTATCCGTGGATTGTCCCCTATGAACGTCAACAACAAAACCTGGATGACTTTCCCAACTTAAAGCGGTGGTTTGAAACTATGGCAGGGCGATCGGCTGTAATTAAGGCTTATCAGGTGGCAGAAAAATATAAAACCACAACCGTAACTGAAGACAGCAAAAACATTTTATTTGGGCAAACGGCTGAATCAATTAAACCTAGAAAATAA
- a CDS encoding cysteine hydrolase family protein, which translates to MLKSSRPAQELILVPTRQHDFPLVLGKTALLVIDMQNGFCHPEGFCGHELGADLSAVRQIIPNIQAAIAWAREQGLLIIYTRESHLPDLSDVTPSKAQRYINAGYPIGSLGKMGRFLIQGELGTNLIAEIQPLDSELQIDKPAQSIFIGTELDKILAQRNITHLLFTGVTTACCVLASYRQASDLGFYTLLLEDCCGAMSPVEHQAAIDVILTENGAIGWVTSFDNLREFLGR; encoded by the coding sequence ATGCTCAAATCTTCCCGACCTGCCCAAGAATTAATTTTAGTTCCAACTCGTCAACATGATTTTCCCCTTGTTTTAGGGAAAACTGCGCTTTTGGTAATTGATATGCAGAACGGCTTTTGCCATCCAGAGGGTTTCTGTGGTCATGAATTAGGTGCTGATCTCTCGGCAGTGCGTCAGATTATTCCTAATATTCAAGCAGCGATCGCTTGGGCAAGGGAACAAGGGCTATTAATTATTTATACAAGGGAAAGTCATCTTCCTGATCTATCTGATGTTACACCTAGTAAAGCCCAACGCTATATTAATGCGGGCTACCCCATCGGCAGTTTAGGAAAAATGGGACGCTTTTTAATCCAAGGGGAATTGGGTACTAATTTAATTGCGGAAATCCAGCCCCTTGATTCAGAGTTGCAAATAGATAAACCTGCGCAATCCATATTTATAGGCACCGAACTAGATAAGATTTTAGCGCAGAGAAATATCACCCACCTCCTATTTACTGGAGTTACAACTGCATGTTGCGTATTGGCAAGCTATCGTCAAGCCAGCGATTTGGGATTTTATACTCTTCTCCTAGAAGATTGTTGTGGAGCTATGAGTCCTGTGGAGCATCAAGCTGCCATAGATGTAATTCTGACTGAAAATGGGGCGATCGGCTGGGTAACTTCATTCGATAATTTACGAGAATTTCTTGGTAGGTAA
- a CDS encoding LdpA C-terminal domain-containing domain, which produces MNYVASPLDSLRSHQWFKLICGASFQHLPAIRNLALVYTLAGNDCIDMAPDPAVIRAAKEGIKVAQKLDKRASSPLIMVSFNAGEDPHFRKAKFSSDFCPSGCDRPCINICPTNAINLNGVIENLCYGCGRCLPVCPPQIIYTQEQVYAPELIKYEEINAIEIHTHIGCTSEFKDLWEKLRDLIPQLQVVAVSFPDGENLKEYLLELLEIMQPAPAHLIWQTDGRPMSGDIGDGTTRAALLLAQKVLNFNLPRGFVQLAGGTNASTVSKVKFLNIPISGIAYGSYARKLIADLLELGGDRLEEYPELLKLALERAKSLVSEIK; this is translated from the coding sequence ATGAATTATGTTGCTTCTCCCTTGGATTCGTTACGATCGCATCAATGGTTCAAGTTAATATGTGGTGCTAGTTTTCAGCATTTACCTGCAATTCGGAATTTGGCATTAGTTTATACCCTAGCGGGGAATGACTGTATTGATATGGCTCCCGATCCCGCCGTAATTAGAGCTGCAAAAGAAGGGATTAAGGTGGCACAGAAATTAGATAAAAGAGCCAGTTCTCCTTTAATTATGGTGAGTTTTAATGCGGGAGAAGACCCTCACTTTCGTAAAGCTAAATTTAGTTCTGATTTTTGTCCTTCTGGTTGCGATCGCCCCTGTATTAATATTTGTCCTACTAATGCCATTAATCTAAATGGAGTGATTGAGAATCTGTGCTATGGCTGTGGAAGATGCCTGCCCGTATGTCCACCCCAGATTATTTATACCCAAGAACAGGTTTACGCACCTGAATTAATTAAATATGAAGAGATTAATGCGATCGAAATTCATACTCATATTGGATGCACTTCTGAATTTAAAGATCTATGGGAGAAACTAAGAGACTTAATTCCCCAACTTCAAGTAGTAGCAGTGAGCTTTCCTGATGGCGAAAATTTAAAAGAATATCTTTTAGAACTTCTGGAAATTATGCAGCCCGCACCTGCTCATTTAATTTGGCAAACCGATGGCAGACCGATGAGTGGGGATATTGGCGATGGAACAACTCGTGCGGCTCTGCTTTTAGCGCAAAAAGTTCTGAATTTTAATTTACCTAGAGGTTTTGTGCAGTTAGCGGGGGGAACAAATGCCAGCACAGTTAGTAAAGTTAAATTCTTAAACATTCCGATTTCTGGTATTGCCTATGGGAGTTATGCGCGAAAGTTAATAGCTGATTTATTAGAGTTGGGTGGCGATCGCCTTGAAGAATACCCAGAACTTCTTAAACTTGCTCTAGAAAGAGCTAAAAGCCTAGTTTCTGAAATTAAATAA
- a CDS encoding TldD/PmbA family protein: MQDQLQSAIAPYLQAVDFLEVRLEQSESTGISFQGAQLNSVDRNFGLSGGIRACHKGGWSFVTFNDLNNLKDRIETAISQAKLIGNETTQLAEVPAIQAIVKVEIENDPRGISLNQKRDILERYNKMLLEFDPRIQTTMTGYRDRFGTSYYVNSRGTSISQERLDVSGRFGVIARKEGTVRQGFDSVNSRTSFNIMDNLDDLVVDTAKRAVRQLEASPVKGGQYTVILDPYLAGVFIHEAFGHLSEADFVYENPRMQELLTLGKEIAIPELNVVDDATIPNLPGSMVYDDEGVPAQKKYLIKNGILTQRMHNLETAGKLHETPTGNARALTAQYPPLVRMTNTAIEAGSHSFEEMLSGIDEGVYAVRMLGGQTNGEMFTFAAAEGYMIRDGQIAEPVSDISLSGNVFQTLKDIDAIASDSVYRNGGCGKGGQSGLPVSVGGPHIRIRNVVLGGR; the protein is encoded by the coding sequence ATGCAAGATCAACTCCAGTCAGCGATCGCCCCATATTTGCAAGCCGTTGATTTTTTAGAAGTCCGCTTAGAGCAAAGTGAGTCCACAGGTATTTCCTTTCAAGGAGCGCAACTCAATTCAGTTGATCGCAATTTTGGTCTATCTGGTGGCATTCGTGCTTGTCATAAAGGGGGTTGGAGTTTTGTCACATTTAATGATTTAAATAATCTGAAAGATCGCATTGAAACTGCCATTTCTCAAGCAAAACTAATCGGCAACGAGACTACCCAACTAGCTGAGGTTCCCGCAATTCAGGCGATCGTCAAAGTGGAAATTGAAAACGATCCCCGTGGTATTTCCTTAAATCAAAAGCGAGATATTTTAGAACGCTACAACAAAATGCTCTTGGAATTCGATCCCCGTATCCAAACCACCATGACGGGATACCGCGATCGCTTCGGCACTAGCTATTATGTCAACTCCCGTGGTACCAGTATTTCCCAAGAACGTTTAGATGTATCAGGCAGATTTGGCGTAATTGCCCGTAAAGAGGGTACTGTGCGGCAAGGCTTTGACTCTGTTAACTCTCGTACCAGCTTTAACATCATGGATAACCTAGATGACTTGGTGGTTGATACTGCAAAAAGAGCCGTGCGCCAACTTGAAGCTTCACCCGTAAAAGGTGGACAATATACGGTAATTCTTGATCCCTATCTGGCAGGGGTATTCATTCATGAAGCATTTGGGCATTTATCCGAAGCAGATTTTGTCTATGAAAATCCCAGAATGCAGGAATTACTCACCCTCGGTAAAGAAATTGCGATTCCAGAATTAAATGTGGTTGATGATGCCACCATTCCTAACCTCCCAGGTAGCATGGTCTATGACGATGAAGGCGTACCCGCCCAGAAAAAATATCTGATCAAAAATGGCATCCTGACTCAGCGTATGCACAACTTAGAAACCGCAGGTAAACTCCATGAAACTCCCACGGGTAATGCTAGGGCTTTGACAGCACAATATCCTCCCTTAGTGCGGATGACAAATACGGCGATCGAAGCTGGTTCCCATAGTTTTGAGGAAATGCTTAGTGGCATTGATGAAGGAGTTTATGCGGTGCGTATGCTAGGGGGACAGACCAACGGCGAAATGTTTACCTTTGCTGCGGCTGAGGGCTACATGATTCGGGATGGTCAAATAGCTGAGCCAGTTAGTGATATTAGTTTGAGTGGAAATGTGTTTCAAACCCTTAAAGATATTGATGCGATCGCCTCGGATTCTGTATATCGTAATGGTGGTTGTGGCAAAGGTGGACAATCTGGCTTGCCCGTAAGTGTGGGTGGACCTCACATTCGGATTCGCAATGTGGTTTTAGGTGGAAGATAG